The Vicingaceae bacterium genome has a segment encoding these proteins:
- the mnmE gene encoding tRNA modification GTPase MnmE: MCPENARQAIYGEISHPTDGVIDQVIITCFVEPFSFTGENMVEISCHGSPFIVDKIISLYLENGVRLAHPGEFTQRAFLNGKLDLSQAEAIGDLIYAENAISHKLALKQLKGNFSNLIDQFRQNIIHFASLLELELDFSEEDVEFANRMELISQLEDIIRQLHKIRESSKYKKWLQKGFPVAILGRPNAGKSTLLNALIKEERAIVTPIPGTTRDTIEETITLHDLTLRIIDTAGIRKTDDPVEKIGIDRSFQKAAEAFVILYLYDAAETSPEDATQDLTTIRNINPEAVTLVIANKMDTINDDGKIPPEHFKISAQNEQDIDHLKELLYEKLKSLLPGSDDIYLVNQRQNEALQKAEDALQRAKTNLLSDISHEFVAMDLRESIHHLSLITGKISTDDLLENIFRNFCIGK, from the coding sequence TTGTGCCCGGAAAATGCACGTCAGGCAATTTATGGAGAAATATCACATCCAACAGATGGTGTGATAGATCAAGTAATTATCACTTGTTTTGTAGAACCTTTTTCGTTCACGGGAGAAAACATGGTGGAAATTTCATGTCATGGTTCTCCCTTTATTGTCGATAAAATCATCTCTCTTTATCTAGAAAATGGTGTAAGATTAGCCCATCCCGGTGAATTTACACAAAGAGCTTTTTTAAATGGAAAATTGGATTTGAGTCAGGCGGAAGCTATCGGCGATCTGATTTATGCCGAAAATGCAATTTCACATAAATTGGCATTAAAACAATTGAAAGGAAATTTTTCAAATTTAATTGACCAATTTCGTCAAAATATTATCCATTTTGCCTCTCTTTTGGAATTGGAACTAGATTTTTCTGAAGAGGATGTGGAGTTTGCCAACCGCATGGAACTCATCAGCCAATTGGAAGATATCATCAGACAATTACATAAGATAAGAGAATCGTCGAAATATAAGAAGTGGTTGCAAAAAGGATTTCCTGTTGCCATATTAGGACGGCCCAATGCCGGGAAATCTACGCTGCTCAATGCCCTCATCAAAGAAGAAAGGGCCATTGTGACGCCTATTCCCGGCACTACAAGAGACACCATCGAAGAAACAATTACACTCCATGATCTTACGTTGAGAATTATTGACACTGCCGGTATCCGAAAAACAGATGATCCGGTGGAAAAAATCGGCATTGACCGATCTTTTCAAAAAGCAGCAGAGGCATTTGTCATACTTTATCTCTATGATGCGGCTGAAACAAGCCCTGAAGATGCCACGCAAGATTTGACAACCATCCGAAACATCAATCCTGAAGCTGTGACATTGGTCATAGCTAATAAAATGGATACAATCAATGATGACGGCAAAATTCCTCCGGAACATTTTAAAATTAGTGCCCAAAACGAACAAGATATTGACCATTTGAAAGAATTGCTATACGAAAAATTAAAATCATTGCTTCCCGGCAGTGATGATATCTATTTGGTCAATCAGCGTCAAAACGAGGCATTGCAAAAAGCCGAAGACGCTCTTCAAAGAGCAAAAACTAATTTGCTATCGGACATTAGCCATGAATTTGTGGCCATGGATTTGCGCGAATCTATCCATCACCTGTCTCTTATAACCGGAAAAATATCTACTGACGATCTATTGGAAAATATTTTCAGAAATTTTTGTATTGGAAAGTAA